A segment of the Lolium perenne isolate Kyuss_39 chromosome 3, Kyuss_2.0, whole genome shotgun sequence genome:
cgccactaacaaccttcacgtgctccttgactcctactggttcgataaccttggtttcttactgagaaaaaacttgctgctgtacacatcacaccttcctcttggggttcccaacgggcgtgtgctttacgcgtcatcaagacagttttctggcgccgttgccggggagatcaagacacgctgcaaggggagtcttccacttccaatctctttactttgtttttgtcttgctttaccttattttatttactgctttgtttgttttcttatatcaaaatacaaaaaaattagttacttgctttattttatttactgtcttgtttgcgttctccatattaaaaacacaaaaaattagttacttgcatttactttatctagtttgctttatttaccatggttaaaatgagtaatcctgaagttgaagttcgttcgtttaagcaacaaggggggaatgtttaaaagatgcttggtatagaattagtgatgctcataataggtgcactaagaaacactccactattatcctactcgggaatttttatgttggtatctctagctggaataggtatgttcttgatactctcgcgggaggtaatttcctaggcactcctgctttagaagctagttgcattattgagagactatttggaataccacctgttaatgaagctaaaattgaaatctctcctgaagatgtcatgaaaaagttggagaccatagagcaaagtcttccaagtattaatactaaattggaaatattacttaatagcactgataaacttgaagaagctatgggaatcttgggttcaactttttcttctcttaagtttaaggagaaagtttatgtgggtaaggagcaaaagttcatgtatgcctctaaggtgcctaagccaaaaaaactattataggcctaaaattgacaaagtccttagtaccactatagataatggaacatctaagatacctattgtgacaagttgtgaaaattatgatgttgatgcttcgtctcttgataatacttgattcacactttctgcgcctagctgaaaggcgttaaagaaaagcgcttatgggagacaacccattattttactacagcacttttgttttatatttgactcttggaagttgttactactgtagcaacctctccttatatttattttattgcattgttgtgccaagtaaagtctttgatagtaaagatgatactagatttggattactgcgcagaaacagacttcttgctgtcacgaatttgagtagtattctctgtagttaactcagaaaaatctgccaatttacgtgcgtgatcctcagatatgtacgcaactttcattcaatttgagcattttcatccgaGGAAGTTAActgccccataaaaattcgtctttacgtactgttctgttttgacagattttgccttttattacgcattgcccgttttgctatgtttaatggatttctttgttccattaactttcagtagctttgtgcaatgtacagaagtgttaagaatgattatgtcacctctgaatatgtgaatttttgattatgcattgaccctctaatgagttagttttgagtttggtgtggagaaagttttcaaggatcaagagaggagaatgatacaatatgatcaaggagagtgaaaactctaagcttggggatgcccccgtggttcatccctgcatatttcaagaagactcaagcatctaagcttggggatgcccaaggcatccccttcttcatcgacaacttatcaggtcacctctagtgaaactatatttttattccgtcacatcttatgtgctttacttggagcgtctttatgtttttattttcgttttgtttgaataaaattggatcctagcattctttgtgtgggagagagacacgctccgctgttccatatgaacacatgtgttcttagctttactcttaatgttcacggcgaaggttgaaactgcttcgttcattgttatatggttggaaaaagaaaatgctacatgtggtaattggtataatatcttgaataatttgatacttggcaattgttgtgctcaaatagatcatgtttaagctcttgcatcatgtaccttgcacctattaatgaagaaatattgtagagcttattgacatttggtttgcatgattggtttctctaaagtctagatattttctgttgagggtttgaacaacaaggaagacagtgtagagtcttataatgcttgcaatatgtttttatgtaagttttgctgtaccggttcatacttgtgttgcttcaaacaaccttgctagcctaagccttgtattgagagggaatacttctcgtgcatccaaaatccttgagccaaaaactatgccattcgtgtccaccatacctacctactacatggtatttctctgccattccaagtaaattgcttgagtgctacctttaaaatttcattctttgtctttgcaatatatagctcatgggaaaaatagcttaaaaactattgtggtattgaatatgtacttatgtatcttatttcttaataagttgcttgttgagtgataaccatgttcctggggacgccatcaactatttcacctttgttgaatatcatgtgagttgctatgcatgttcgtcttgtctgaagtaagggtgatttatcatgatcaaacggtttgagtatgcatattgttagagaagaacactgGACCGCTAACTaatgccatgatccatggtggaagtttcagtttggacaacaatcctcaatctcttatgagaatattatctgttattgaatgcttatgcattaaataggagtccattatctgttgtctatgttgtcccggtatggatgtctcagttgagaataatcaaaagcgagaaatccaatgcgagctttctccttagacctttgtacatgcggcatagaggtacccctttgtgacacttggttgaaacatatgctatgcaatgataatccatgtaaatccaagctaattaggacaaggtgcgggcactattggtatactatgcatgaggcttgcaacttataagatatcttatgcataacacatatgaattattactaccgttgaaaaaactgtttctatgttttcaaaataaaagctctagcacaaatatagcaatccatgcttccctctgcgaagggccattcttttactttatgttgagtcagtttacctacttccttccatcttagaagcaaacacttgtgtcaactgtgtgcattgattcttacatacttgcttatttgcattcatcatattactttgtgttgacaattatccatgagataaacatgttgaagttgaaagtaaccgctgaaacttatatcttcccttgtgttgcttcaaaactttctactaagaatctattgctttttgagttaactcctatgcaagtcttattgatgcttgtcttgaaagtactattcatgaaaagtctttgctgtatgatttagttgtttacatcatggtctttaccattgcttcgaatcacttcattcatctcatatgctttacaatagtattgatcaagattatgatagcatgccacttcagaaattatccttgtaatcgtttacctactcgaggccgagtaggaactaagcttggggatgcttgatacgtctcaaacgtatctataatttcttatgttccatgctacttttatgatgatactcacatgttttatacacactttatgtcatatttatgcattttccggcactaacctattgacaagatgccaaagagtcagttgctgttttctgctgtttttggtttcagaaatcctacaaagtaaatattctcggaattggacgaaatcaacgcccagattcttatttttccacgaagcttccagaaaaccgaagaggatacgaagtggggccacgaggcgccgccacgctagggccgcgcggccagggaggggcccgcgccgccctagtgtgtgggcccctcgtgacgcctccaaccctacccttccgcctacttaaagccttcgtcgcgaaaaccccagtaccgagagccacgatacggaaaaccttccgcagacgccgccgccgccaatcccatctcggaggattcagaGATCGCTCCGCACCtcgccgggagaggggaatcatctcccggagggctcttcatcgccatgatcgcctccggattgatgtgtgagtagttcacccctggactatgggtctatagcagtagctagatggttgtcttctcctcatgtgctatcattgttcgatcttgtgagctgcctatcatgatcaagatcatctatttgtaatgctacatgttgtgtttgttgggatccgaagaATATGGAAtaatatgttatgttgattatcaatctatcatatatgtgttgtttatgatcttgcatgctctccgttgctagtagaggctctggcgaagttgatacttgtaactccaagagggattatttatgctcgatagtgggttcatgcctccatttaatctgggacagtgacagaaaattctaaggttgtggatgtgctgttgccactagggataaaacatcaatgctttgtctaaggatatttgtgttgattacattaaaaaccatacttaatgcaattgtctattgtttgcaacttaatactggaaggggtgcggatgctaacctgaaggtggactttttaggcatagatgcatgctggatagcggtctatgtactttgtcgtaatgcccaattgaatttcacactactcatcatgatatgtatgtgcattgttataccctctttatttgtcaattgcccaactgtaatttgttcacccaacatgctttatcttattggagagacaccactagtgaactgtggaccccggtccattcttttacatcgaatacaatctactgcaaacattgttctttactgttcttcgcatacaaacaccattttccacaccatacatttaatcctttgttacagcaagccggtgagattgacaacctcactgttaagttggggcaaagtatttggattgtgttgtgcatgttccacgttggcgccggaatccctggtgttgcgccgcactacactccgccaccaacaaccttcacgtgctccttgactcctactggttcgataaccttggtttcttactaagggaaaacttgctgctgtacgcatcacaccttcctcttggggttcccaacgggcgtgtgctttacgcgtcatcacctgCCAAGCACCATGACTCCACTGTTGATGCCATCACCGCTGTCCTCGTCTAGGCCATCCTCGCTGACGCCGCCACCGCTATCCATGACAGACTATTGGTCGCCATCGAAGTTGGGAACGAGCTCGTCGTGGCTGACGCCGACACCGCTCCCCACGTCGGGAAGTTGGTTGAGCTCTTCTTCCATCAAAGCTTGTGGCGTTGTTGTTTGGAAAAATTAGTCCACGTGGGGAAAATAAGAGGATGTAGTCGATGAGTCGGACGGTGGAAGTAGAGGGATTTGCTGGGCTATTATCTAGGTTacattttttgtttgttttacCTTCGGGCTTGGGCCATCAGTGGAGACAGATACTTTTGGTTGTTTACAAGTGGAACTAGAAGTCTAGAAGAAATCACTGCAAAATATTTTCGCTCCCTTGCTTGTTAGGTCCCTGTGCATAAATCAAGAACTTGAGTGTATTTCAAACTTGAAAATCAGCTCTTGTTGTTACAAATAGAATTTGATTTTGAGCAAAAATTTTGGTGCATAGCtaacaaaaaaaaatccaaaaagttCAATTTGGCCCCCCGCCCCACTCTGCTTCTCGTCACGCTCCACCACTGCTTACTTGGACTAAAATCGTTCATTACACATGAAAAAAATACTTATCTATATCTTTTTAAGGGTttggttagagatgctcttaggtccTTGTTTCACCTGGACCATTGCAAGGGAGTTACGGAAGGAGAGActcgttttatttttctttgcggaaaggaagagactcCTTACTTGCGGTTTACTTCGACCAAAATCGTCCATTATTACACGTGAAAAATATAACAATCCGAGCAGACAAACACGATCGATTGGAACGATGCATGGTAACTTATCACTCTAATCCGTAGCAGGATAAAAAAAGACAATTTTATTCAGCTGGCGATCGATGGCTTCTTCAATACAAGCTCGTCACGCACGGTTCCACGGGAGCATCCTGTGGACATGGCCACTCCTGCCACCGGCTCTCCTCTCCATCTCCAAGAACTGCCCGAGCGACGGCGCGATGCTTGGGCCGCTCTCCAGTGTGCTCCGGAGGCAGAGCGAGAGCAGCAATGCCCTGAGCTTGCCGCCGCTCCTGCTTGCCCTCGCGTCCCGGCTGCTGCGCCGGCTCTCCATGGCGTCCACCAGGCCGATCAGGGTCGCCAGcgtgatgccgccgccgccgccaccgccgcgcgaCAAAGACCATGTCGACTGCAACTAAGTAGAAGCAAGAAAGTATGAAATCCAGCTGACATACAATGCCACTGTTATATTGCAAACAGTAAGCAGGGATTGATCGATTCTGACCTCTGTGTCTACATCAGGCGAAGCGAAGGAGGAAACGCAGTGAGACGGGGTGGTGAAGGGCGTGgtggaggaggcggagccgaCGCTCCTGGCCACTCCAGCTCGCGCATTCAGGGCGCCCAGTCCAAGTCCAAGAGGCCAGCCGTCCTGCCATATCTCCCAAGCACATCAGAGTCGAGACTAATCTCTGTACTGAACGAAACTAAGTTACTGCAACACTGTACTGATAAAAGATGCAACAGGAAAAGCTTAGGTAGGCGCACCTCAAGCTCATGGGCCATGAGAGTACTCCGTATGAGGAGCAGGAGTCTCTGGTATGGATTAAGGAAGTGAGCAAAGATGTGTTCAAGGATTATATGGACAAGGTAAAAGTGGTAACACGTGAAGAAGCGAGCCGttgctctgtagaaaaatcattgACTGGCTTCGAGGCTGAAAAATGCAGAGACAGTCAAAGAGATTCCTGTGCTACATGGacgcgactacaagaagctgttcGGCAAATGCAGTCATCATCTGCAAGGCTGCAATGCGGTGCCATGGCAATCTGCCTTTGCGGCGTTGGCGTGTGAGATTCTTACTCGAGTGCTCGGCCAAAATCGCGTGGACGAAGCAGGAGTGGGAGAGGACGATAAGATAAGTGAGGAACACCTAGAAAGACGGTAGGAATCATTGACGGTGTCAGCGGACAAAAATGGGCGCCACAAACCATGGAAAGCGGAGGCCGTTTTTTATGCAGCTTGCAGCAGGTGCATCGTATCCTGCGCTTGCGCTCAGGAGAGGGGGAAACGGATCGAACTGCAGTATCACTCACAATCCGAATCCTGGCAAGCAATTCTCGAAGATAATCCTGTTAAGCAATTCACAGAAACCAATCCTGATAAGCATAGTTCCATCGACAGAGAGAAAACAGCCACAATTCTGAACTGACACCTGACGAGGAGATCGAATCCCGGCCCGAACAACATCGTGAGCAGCCCGGAGCAGCAGGCGCAAACCTGTGGTTACACTGCGCTGCGGtggcatgggcctggcccatttttTTCTGCTTGTTACGGTTTTCTGtcagtttttttggtttcaaaaaatgTTCTGGTTTTGAAAAATGTTGAGATtcgattttttttgattttcgaaAATGCTCAGATTCAAAAATTATTCAAATACGACAAACATTCagatttaaaaattgttcaagttTTTTTTACAAAAGTTTATATTTCAAACTCCGTTGAAATTCAAAAATTGATAAAAATGTTTAGACTAAAAAAATATTCAGTTAAAAAAATTCAAACTTTGAAAAAAGATTAGACttgaaattttctaaatttggaAATTGTTTGAAATATTCAGattcaaaatttggaaaaagtgCATATTCGatttatttttttgaaattttggaAAAATATCAGATTTGAAGCTTTGTTGAGATTCGAAAAAAAAACATTTTATTTAGAttccagaaaaaagaaaaaaatgttgGTGTTCTAGTCTCTCATTCTTGTTTTTTTATACAAAGAACTACAACTTGTTTCACTtcatttcgcaaaaaaaaaaacttgtttcaCTTCATATATTCTTTTTCACAGCGTTGCatcttcttttttgtttttttagaaTATAAATGAATATTTTGGTAGAACTCCATGCATATGTATTGTACCGGTTCAACACTCAAACTAATAGGGCAATGAGAGCTAGGGTGTCAACTGTCAAGGTGGGATCCCGGTGGGATCTCACTTTTAGTTTATTTTGCCTATTAGTTTAAATTGTTGTGTTAAACTTACACTAGAAAATGCAAAATGTACTAGAAGTGGGATTTAGTTGGGATCCCACTTGACACCCTACATTGAGAGCAACATTTGTACTTCAACATCCCCATGTGGAGATGTAGCTCTCTCACATATACATAGCCGGTCTACAAACAGGGGGGCACTAGGGCGATACGACACCAAAAACCCCTTGTCCACAGTGCCTGAGCTTCTCTACAGACAAGTGGCTTCCATCCTCCCCCTGTCGTGGCTTAAAAAACAACCTAATGCAAAACACTTAAGATAGGTGAGTTGTCCATGACCCTAGATATCATCCAACGAGCTCTTTATCATGAAGGTACACACTGCATGATTTCATGTTTTGGACCCCTTTAGGCGACAAATGGAAATTTCGTAGAGTCTGCAATTTAACTccaaacactactaggaaaaggcttactgccggcgcaccaaaaagcactactgccggcgcagcagcgcccgccggtgcgaacgggccggtggtaaaggcttattgccggcgcaccatctTGTTCGCCGGCGGTAACTCGATTTATCACCGGCGCACCAGCCTAGTGCGCCGGCGGTATGTTTTCCAGGATTCAAAAAAAaagcagatctagatctagatctaggtcgGTTGTGTTCTAGGTCGTAGGTCAAGTTCTAGGTCGTGCCTTGGAGATGTACCGCCGTCACCGTGGTCATCTGCTTGCAAAGAGGAAGTGGTTGCCGGTGTGGTCGTCGGTGATCGTCGGGGTGAGAGGAGGTGGACGGACCAGGGATGAGAGGAGGTGATGCTTGAGGAGGGGCTCGCTGGCGAGATGCTTGGG
Coding sequences within it:
- the LOC139838174 gene encoding uncharacterized protein; amino-acid sequence: MPPQRSVTTGLRLLLRAAHDVVRAGIRSPRQDYLRELLARIRIVSDTAVRSVSPSPERKRRIRCTCCKLHKKRPPLSMIWQDGWPLGLGLGALNARAGVARSVGSASSTTPFTTPSHCVSSFASPDVDTESTWSLSRGGGGGGGITLATLIGLVDAMESRRSSRDARASRSGGKLRALLLSLCLRSTLESGPSIAPSLGQFLEMERRAGGRSGHVHRMLPWNRA